Proteins encoded by one window of Acuticoccus sp. MNP-M23:
- a CDS encoding homocysteine S-methyltransferase family protein, with the protein MTVRLMDGGMGEELYRRIGMTGPDWSPLAALNHFDVVRDLHAEFLEAGAEVLTASTYALGRWQMNMQGVGEMFGEANRAAVAAAEAARELVNPAALIAGSLGPVRASYVPSAAPPAEVIEREVLEQALTLAPYVDLFLCETMSSSTEAIATVKAARATGRPVWVAFTLNETGPPFVRSGERLADAVTLVGGGAEAVLINCTAPETVDMAIAELKAAAGTRPFGAYANAFVPLAPEDGSGETIHHSGLRVDMTPDVYAAHARAWIEGGATMVGGCCGVLPAHIARIRDDIRGRP; encoded by the coding sequence ATGACAGTGCGCCTGATGGACGGCGGCATGGGCGAGGAGCTCTATCGCCGCATCGGCATGACAGGGCCGGACTGGTCCCCCCTTGCGGCGCTCAACCATTTCGATGTGGTGCGCGACCTTCACGCCGAGTTTCTGGAGGCGGGGGCCGAGGTGCTCACCGCCAGCACCTACGCACTCGGCCGCTGGCAGATGAACATGCAGGGCGTGGGCGAAATGTTCGGCGAGGCCAACCGCGCGGCCGTTGCGGCGGCCGAAGCGGCGCGCGAGTTGGTGAACCCCGCCGCGCTGATTGCAGGGTCTCTGGGCCCGGTGCGGGCGTCCTACGTGCCGTCCGCGGCACCGCCGGCGGAGGTGATCGAGCGCGAGGTGCTCGAACAGGCCCTCACCCTCGCGCCCTATGTCGACTTATTCTTGTGCGAGACCATGTCGAGCTCCACCGAGGCGATCGCCACGGTCAAGGCGGCGCGCGCCACGGGGCGCCCGGTGTGGGTCGCCTTCACGCTGAACGAGACCGGGCCGCCCTTCGTGCGCAGCGGCGAGCGTCTGGCCGATGCGGTCACGCTGGTGGGTGGCGGTGCGGAGGCCGTTCTCATCAACTGCACCGCGCCCGAAACCGTGGACATGGCCATCGCCGAGCTGAAGGCTGCGGCCGGAACGCGCCCGTTCGGCGCCTACGCCAACGCCTTCGTCCCGCTTGCCCCCGAAGACGGCTCGGGCGAAACCATCCACCACAGCGGCCTGCGCGTCGACATGACGCCGGACGTCTATGCCGCCCATGCCCGTGCGTGGATCGAGGGCGGCGCGACCATGGTTGGCGGCTGCTGCGGCGTCCTGCCGGCCCATATTGCCCGCATCCGCGACGACATCAGGGGCCGCCCATGA
- a CDS encoding ABC transporter permease: MVRPRSFVTRAIRSDIAYSFIRSKLAVVAATVTLVIFLAAAFAPWVAPHDPFDLASLSLMDSLIPPMWEEGGSPDYLLGTDDQGRDLLSAILYGTRSSLGVGFAAVAFAAVLGITLGLIAGYFGGFVDTIIMRTADVQLTFPAILIALLIDGTARGLFPSLTREDSAFYVLVLSIGLSFWVQYARTVRGSTLVEAGKEYVLAAKLIGLPTWIIMLRHVLPNVLGPVLVIATINLALAIITEATLSFLGVGIPSTQPSLGTLIRIGQDFLFSGEWWITMFPGVMLAILVLAVNLLGDWLRDALNPRLR, encoded by the coding sequence ATGGTCCGTCCGCGCAGCTTCGTCACCCGCGCCATCCGAAGCGACATTGCCTACTCCTTCATCCGCTCCAAGCTTGCGGTGGTGGCGGCAACCGTCACGCTGGTGATCTTTCTGGCGGCCGCTTTCGCGCCGTGGGTGGCACCGCACGACCCGTTCGACCTTGCGTCCCTGTCGCTGATGGACAGCCTCATTCCGCCGATGTGGGAGGAGGGCGGCTCGCCGGACTATCTCCTCGGCACCGACGACCAGGGCCGGGACCTTCTGTCCGCGATCCTCTACGGCACGCGCAGCTCGCTGGGTGTGGGGTTCGCTGCGGTGGCATTCGCGGCGGTGCTCGGCATAACGCTGGGGCTGATTGCGGGCTATTTCGGCGGTTTCGTCGATACCATCATCATGCGCACCGCCGATGTGCAGCTGACCTTTCCGGCGATCCTGATTGCGCTCCTGATCGACGGGACGGCGCGCGGCCTCTTCCCGAGCCTCACGCGGGAGGATAGCGCGTTTTATGTGCTGGTCCTCTCCATCGGCCTCTCGTTCTGGGTGCAGTATGCGCGCACGGTGCGGGGCTCCACGCTGGTGGAGGCGGGCAAGGAATATGTGCTCGCCGCCAAGCTGATCGGCCTCCCCACCTGGATCATCATGCTGCGCCATGTGCTGCCCAACGTGCTCGGCCCGGTGCTTGTCATTGCCACCATCAACCTTGCACTGGCGATCATCACCGAGGCGACGCTGTCCTTCCTCGGTGTCGGCATTCCCTCCACCCAGCCCTCGCTCGGCACGCTGATCCGGATCGGGCAGGACTTCCTGTTCTCCGGCGAGTGGTGGATCACCATGTTTCCCGGCGTGATGCTGGCCATTCTGGTTCTGGCCGTGAACCTGCTTGGCGACTGGCTGCGCGACGCTCTGAACCCGAGGCTACGATGA